The Bernardetia sp. ABR2-2B DNA window ATAAAATTAATTGAACACAGTTGCTGTGCAGATTTTCTTCGTTGTGAAAATGTTTATGAGTATGAAAAACGAAAACTTAGAAGAAAATATCAATTATGTTATACATATAAGTTTGATTTGGTTGAAGCAAGAACTCCTATAGGTAATGTTACAACAATAGATAGTATAAAACTTTATATAGCTAGTGATAGTGTTTTAGCTAAAAATACTGAAACTTATCTAAGTATTGCAGACATTGTTTATGATTATGAACAAGTTTACAAAATGGGAAGCTATACTACAATAAAATCTAATCAAAAAGGAGAAGTGCTTTTTTCTAAAAAAGAAGGAAATATATATTGGTATTTTGTGGTTTTTCCTGAAAAATCCATGAAGAAAATAATAATGGGTTGGGGCAATGGAAAAAGAAATATAGCAGGTTGGATAAAATCAAAAACACCTCTAAAAATTGAATCTAAATAATCATCAAAAAAAGTTATTCGTATTTATCCTGCATTTAATCATAAAAATCATATAAAATCACTCGCTAATCAGTTATAGTATTTCAATCAAATAACACAAAAAACCAATCTCTGATTATTACTCAAAGATTGGTTTTCATATTTAAAAAATGTTTTACCTTCTTAATCCCAAAATTTCTTCCAAATATTTTGAGAAGTTTCTAAGAATTTTTCGGTAGCCTTCAATTGTTCAGTACCACTTTCTGTAATATCTGATAAAATAGGAACTGAACGAAGCATTTCACTTCCTTTTACAGTTTCATCAATTGCTTTTGCCCATTGCATCATCGTCGAATCTTCTTCTTTTGCTTCTGGAACAAGATTATTGATGTGTTTTGGAGCTACATTTTTAGGAGCTGTTTTTACCTCAACGGTAGTATCTAGCTTTTTGCTTTCTTTTTTTGGAGCTTTTGTACTTTTTTCTGCTAAAATTTCAGTTTCTACAATCTGATGAGGATTTTTATTTACAAACTCTTCTTTTGATGTAGCTGATGTAGCTTTTTGTGTAGAAGAAGTTTCTTGTTCTTTCAAAAAAGCATCTAAATCTGCGAGTGTGCTGTTTTTTGCCATAGTAGTAATAGGAATTAGACTAAAGTAAACGAATTTTGGATTGTTTTCACTGAAAATTATTTTTAGATAAATGCTTGATTGTGTGCTAGTTATATTTTTATTTGTTGAGCAAAGATACAATATTTTTCGCAATTTCTTTATATTCTGCAATAGGACTTAAAGTAGAAAACTCTGCCATTTTATTTTTAGAAACTACAAAAGGAGAAATAACAGGTGCTTCTAAGCTAGAAAGAGCATTTTCTACCGTCGTTTGGTTAGTTCTGTTATGAATTCGGCTAGGTAGAATAGCTATCTTTAATTTTTTATTAATTTCTTGTGCAGGTTTTAAGTCTTGCAAAGTCTGATAAGCAACCAATAAATCATTCTGAGAAAGGCTTGTCGGCACTACTACCAAATCAGATTCTAAACATAGTTTTCGTATAGATTCATCGGTTGTCTTTCCTGCGCTATCTACTAGAATATAATCGTATTTTTTGCCTCTCTTAAATTTTTTGAGGTTATCAATAATATGTTCGTCTGTTGAACCAAGAATAGGAAAAGGAGCATCTTTTTCAGTTATTTTCTTTTTGAAAAGCTCCATTTTCCGAAGTGTTGTGAGCGTATAGTTTGTGTCTGTTTCGATGAGCAATACTCGCTTTTTCTGACTAGCAAGTGTCGTGGCAAGATGCGTAATATTTGTTGTTTTGCCTGTTCCACCTTTTCGG harbors:
- a CDS encoding ParA family protein, producing the protein MIISFISRKGGTGKTTNITHLATTLASQKKRVLLIETDTNYTLTTLRKMELFKKKITEKDAPFPILGSTDEHIIDNLKKFKRGKKYDYILVDSAGKTTDESIRKLCLESDLVVVPTSLSQNDLLVAYQTLQDLKPAQEINKKLKIAILPSRIHNRTNQTTVENALSSLEAPVISPFVVSKNKMAEFSTLSPIAEYKEIAKNIVSLLNK